The Desulfomicrobium orale DSM 12838 genome includes a window with the following:
- the gyrB gene encoding DNA topoisomerase (ATP-hydrolyzing) subunit B, with product MTKPSTYTADSITVLEGLSAVRKRPAMYIGSTNANGLHHLVYEVIDNSIDEAMAGYCDQIKVTVHMDNSVTIVDNGRGIPVDIHPKENRPAVEVVMTVLHAGGKFDNDTYKVSGGLHGVGVSVVNALSEYLEVTVSRGGLRHYQRYRRGVPEAPLAVVGETDKTGTQVHFRPDEEIFEEMDFQYEILAKRFEELAYLNPGIQIEFFDEKSQNRDVFRYEGGIISFVKNKNQDNGIHRIIGGSGETDGVTIDFALQYTAGYKENVYTFANNIRTREGGTHLQGFKTALTRALNTYIQGSDLPKKLKQKVSGDDVREGLTAVVSVKIPSPQFEGQTKTKLGNSEVAGLVSTVVYEKLNEFFGENPKDARLIVEKVIDAARARDAARRARDLVRRKGALSDNSLPGKLADCQSKDPAESEVFIVEGDSAGGSAKQGRNPKFQAILPLRGKILNVEKTRFDKMLQNKEIKALITAMGAGIGEDDVDLSRLRYHKIIIMTDADVDGAHIRTLILTFFYRQYQQLVEQGYLYIAQPPLYRVHKGSFERYIKNEEEMNDFLVRRAAEELALVRPDGEEVRGEELDRMLRRILALRELTLDVAGMGVPESLFLALSAGSEQIVPDVLRVDGLPASFVREMEGSGYTMELVHEETPAQSESLEADTRLYVHFTDINGHSQRLGVEFFASKRYRRAMDLRREVESICPGPAYTIRGKDAETSADGMFPLISQVLELAQKGLNIQRYKGLGEMNAEQLWDTTMNPEVRTLLQVSIDDAVEADELFNKLMGDKVEPRRDFIERNALAVGDLDI from the coding sequence ATGACAAAGCCATCCACCTACACCGCGGACAGCATCACAGTTCTGGAGGGCCTTTCGGCCGTGCGCAAACGCCCGGCCATGTATATCGGCTCCACCAACGCAAACGGCCTGCACCATCTGGTTTACGAAGTCATCGACAACTCCATCGACGAGGCCATGGCCGGATACTGCGACCAGATCAAGGTCACGGTGCACATGGATAACTCCGTGACCATCGTGGACAACGGACGCGGCATCCCCGTGGACATCCATCCCAAGGAGAACCGGCCCGCCGTGGAAGTGGTCATGACCGTGCTGCACGCGGGCGGAAAATTCGACAACGATACCTACAAGGTATCAGGCGGCCTGCACGGCGTAGGCGTCTCCGTGGTCAACGCCCTGTCCGAATACCTGGAAGTGACCGTCAGCCGGGGAGGCCTGCGCCATTACCAGCGCTACCGCCGGGGCGTGCCCGAAGCGCCTCTGGCCGTGGTCGGCGAAACGGACAAGACCGGCACCCAGGTCCATTTCCGCCCCGACGAGGAAATTTTCGAGGAAATGGATTTCCAGTACGAAATTCTGGCCAAGCGCTTTGAAGAGCTGGCCTATCTCAATCCGGGAATCCAGATTGAATTTTTCGATGAGAAGTCCCAGAACCGGGACGTGTTCAGATACGAAGGCGGCATCATCTCCTTCGTCAAGAACAAGAATCAGGACAACGGCATCCACAGGATCATCGGCGGCAGCGGCGAGACCGACGGCGTGACCATCGATTTCGCCCTGCAATACACAGCCGGGTACAAGGAAAACGTCTATACTTTCGCCAACAACATCCGCACCCGCGAGGGCGGCACTCACCTTCAGGGTTTCAAGACGGCTCTGACCAGAGCCCTCAACACATACATCCAGGGCAGCGATCTGCCCAAAAAGCTGAAGCAGAAAGTCTCCGGCGACGACGTGCGCGAGGGCCTGACGGCCGTCGTCAGCGTGAAGATCCCGAGTCCCCAGTTCGAGGGCCAGACCAAGACCAAGCTCGGCAATTCCGAGGTGGCGGGACTGGTTTCCACCGTGGTCTACGAAAAGCTGAACGAATTCTTCGGCGAAAACCCGAAGGATGCCCGGCTCATCGTGGAAAAGGTCATCGATGCCGCCCGGGCCCGCGACGCGGCCCGCCGGGCCCGCGATCTGGTGCGGCGCAAGGGAGCGCTGTCCGACAACTCCCTGCCTGGCAAGCTGGCCGACTGCCAGAGCAAGGACCCGGCGGAAAGCGAAGTCTTCATCGTGGAGGGCGATTCGGCCGGCGGCTCGGCCAAGCAGGGACGCAACCCCAAGTTCCAGGCCATCCTGCCCCTGCGCGGCAAAATCCTGAACGTGGAAAAGACGCGCTTCGACAAGATGCTCCAGAACAAGGAAATCAAAGCCCTCATCACGGCCATGGGCGCGGGCATCGGCGAGGACGACGTGGACCTGTCGCGGCTGCGCTATCACAAGATCATCATCATGACCGACGCCGACGTGGACGGGGCGCACATCCGCACTCTGATCCTGACCTTTTTCTACCGCCAGTACCAACAGCTGGTGGAGCAGGGCTACCTCTACATCGCCCAGCCGCCGCTGTACCGGGTGCACAAGGGCAGCTTCGAGCGCTACATCAAAAACGAAGAGGAAATGAACGATTTCCTGGTCCGGCGCGCAGCGGAGGAACTGGCTCTGGTCCGGCCGGACGGCGAAGAAGTCCGGGGCGAGGAACTGGACCGGATGCTGCGGCGGATTCTGGCCCTGCGGGAGCTGACCCTGGACGTGGCGGGCATGGGCGTGCCCGAATCCCTGTTTCTGGCCCTGAGCGCGGGCTCCGAGCAAATCGTGCCCGATGTATTGCGGGTGGATGGTCTGCCTGCCTCTTTCGTCCGGGAAATGGAGGGCAGCGGATACACGATGGAGCTGGTCCACGAGGAAACCCCGGCCCAGTCCGAATCCTTGGAGGCGGACACACGCCTCTATGTGCATTTCACCGACATAAACGGGCACAGCCAGCGCCTGGGAGTGGAATTCTTCGCTTCCAAACGCTACCGCCGGGCCATGGACCTGCGCCGGGAAGTCGAATCCATCTGCCCCGGCCCGGCCTACACCATCCGTGGCAAGGATGCCGAAACTTCCGCCGACGGCATGTTCCCGCTGATCTCGCAGGTGCTCGAACTGGCCCAGAAGGGCCTGAACATACAGCGCTACAAGGGCCTGGGCGAGATGAACGCCGAGCAGCTCTGGGACACCACCATGAATCCGGAGGTGCGCACCCTGCTTCAGGTCAGCATCGACGACGCAGTGGAAGCCGACGAGCTTTTCAATAAACTGATGGGCGACAAGGTGGAGCCCCGGCGCGACTTCATCGAACGCAATGCTCTGGCGGTGGGCGATCTGGATATTTAG
- the dnaN gene encoding DNA polymerase III subunit beta: protein MFLKIRKEDIIDGLLKAAAIIPAKTGAAYLRTVWLRAGGETLSIMATDSSIEFVGNYPAVVSEGGLTGVSGKKFCELMRRMPPGEITLKLDADGKHLHIEQGRRKYKLPSNDASWFQEFTPFPENNAVLWSGDFFKEAIDRIAFCIADDEELGNMNCIKLAAVEGDDVEICGLNGHLFGLLRFTNAEIHKVLGESGALIAKKYLLEIRKWLSNDEIEISLSDKRLFLRTGNRGEIFSLPLKSYVFADYRNFIRQYKDRFTSSLEVDRHELTDALERIFVFNTELNKATFFDLAPEELALHCQGQDVGEGRELIGCRYSGGLEKVALSTKIMLEIMGHFTSDTLTLAFVGASEPCRITGKDDANYMIITMPVEISETTYYSEEAV, encoded by the coding sequence ATGTTTCTGAAAATACGCAAGGAAGACATCATCGACGGCCTGCTCAAAGCCGCGGCCATCATCCCCGCCAAAACCGGAGCGGCCTACCTGCGCACGGTCTGGCTCAGGGCCGGCGGCGAAACCCTTTCCATCATGGCCACGGATTCCAGCATCGAGTTCGTGGGCAACTACCCGGCCGTGGTCAGCGAGGGCGGCCTGACGGGCGTGTCCGGGAAGAAATTCTGCGAGCTCATGCGCCGCATGCCTCCGGGGGAAATCACCCTCAAACTGGATGCGGACGGCAAGCACCTGCACATTGAGCAGGGGCGGCGCAAATACAAACTGCCCTCCAACGATGCGTCCTGGTTTCAGGAGTTCACGCCCTTTCCGGAAAACAACGCAGTGCTCTGGAGCGGCGACTTCTTCAAGGAGGCCATAGACCGCATCGCCTTCTGCATTGCCGACGACGAGGAGCTGGGCAACATGAACTGCATCAAGCTCGCGGCCGTGGAAGGCGATGACGTGGAAATCTGCGGCCTGAACGGACATCTCTTCGGTCTGTTGCGCTTCACCAACGCTGAGATTCACAAGGTTCTGGGCGAGAGCGGCGCGCTCATCGCCAAAAAATACCTGCTGGAGATCCGCAAATGGCTGAGTAATGATGAAATAGAAATCAGCCTCTCGGACAAGCGCCTCTTCCTGCGGACCGGCAACCGCGGCGAAATCTTCAGCCTGCCCCTCAAGTCCTATGTGTTCGCCGACTACCGGAACTTCATCCGCCAGTACAAAGACCGCTTCACCTCCTCCCTGGAAGTGGACCGCCACGAACTGACCGACGCCCTGGAACGGATTTTCGTGTTCAATACCGAACTCAACAAGGCCACCTTTTTCGATCTGGCCCCCGAGGAACTGGCCCTGCACTGCCAGGGACAGGATGTGGGCGAAGGCCGGGAACTGATCGGATGCCGCTACAGCGGCGGACTGGAGAAAGTCGCCCTGTCCACCAAGATCATGCTGGAAATCATGGGGCATTTCACATCCGACACCCTGACCCTCGCCTTTGTGGGGGCGTCCGAGCCCTGCCGCATCACCGGCAAGGACGACGCCAATTACATGATCATCACCATGCCCGTGGAAATATCCGAAACCACCTATTACAGCGAAGAGGCCGTCTGA
- a CDS encoding helix-turn-helix domain-containing protein: MDTDRIHEALLREFSAGEMEKWRPALRMAVEDGVLTVHFPHRFFAQWFAAHVRPRFERALAGVIPVTYEKGSVRPSDSFPEPPPFFQTPGETDLPFGSRFTFENFLANNKNHFPLASAREVAQNTEAKYNPFVLCGESGSGKSFLLRAMANARAGTAGGTVRLTGIEDMHKLYSSRSDARDVLLSADFLAVDDLQDIARHQHLQNELVALFDAFHLRRRQMVFACSGKVARFAFLHQKLKSRLEWGLIVTLKAPDLDIRMRFIQNRCKERGLDLSKDRILLLAQRFGDLRNLEGCLLKLWAYHELVRERISDQDFENILSHLDTRAATPLTPEQIMDEVCASFGVTREDLLSPGRRHELVLARQAGMFLCRKHLGLSFPELGRIFGGRDHSTALYSCKKIEQLQRDDKEIKNRLHDLSGRCLALGRDA, from the coding sequence GTGGATACGGACCGCATACACGAAGCCCTGCTCCGGGAATTTTCCGCCGGGGAAATGGAAAAATGGCGCCCCGCCCTGCGCATGGCCGTTGAAGACGGCGTGCTGACCGTGCATTTCCCGCATCGTTTCTTCGCGCAATGGTTCGCAGCCCATGTGCGCCCGCGTTTCGAGCGGGCCCTGGCCGGAGTGATCCCGGTGACCTACGAGAAAGGCTCCGTCCGCCCGTCCGATTCCTTTCCGGAGCCGCCCCCGTTCTTCCAGACGCCCGGAGAAACCGACCTGCCCTTTGGCTCCCGGTTCACTTTTGAAAATTTTCTGGCCAACAACAAGAACCACTTTCCCCTGGCCTCGGCCCGGGAAGTGGCCCAGAACACCGAAGCCAAATACAATCCCTTCGTACTGTGCGGCGAGAGCGGTTCGGGAAAGTCCTTCCTGCTGCGGGCCATGGCCAACGCCAGGGCTGGAACCGCGGGCGGAACCGTCCGCCTGACCGGGATCGAAGACATGCACAAGCTGTATTCGTCCCGAAGCGACGCGCGCGACGTGCTGCTCTCCGCCGATTTCCTGGCCGTGGACGATCTGCAGGACATCGCCCGGCATCAGCATCTGCAAAACGAGCTGGTGGCTCTGTTCGACGCCTTTCACCTGCGCCGCAGGCAGATGGTTTTCGCCTGCTCGGGCAAGGTGGCCAGGTTCGCCTTTCTCCACCAGAAGCTCAAATCCCGCCTGGAATGGGGTCTCATCGTCACCCTGAAGGCTCCGGATCTGGATATCCGCATGCGCTTCATCCAGAACCGCTGCAAGGAGCGCGGCCTGGACCTGTCCAAGGACAGAATCCTGCTGCTGGCCCAGCGCTTCGGGGACCTGCGCAACCTCGAAGGGTGCCTGCTGAAACTCTGGGCCTACCATGAACTGGTCCGGGAACGCATCTCCGACCAGGATTTCGAAAACATCCTGAGCCATCTGGACACCCGCGCCGCCACGCCGCTGACTCCGGAGCAGATCATGGACGAGGTGTGCGCAAGCTTCGGCGTGACCAGGGAAGACCTGCTGTCTCCGGGACGCCGCCACGAGCTGGTTCTCGCCCGTCAGGCGGGTATGTTTCTGTGCCGCAAACATCTGGGTCTGTCCTTCCCGGAACTGGGACGGATCTTCGGTGGCCGGGACCACTCCACGGCCTTGTACAGCTGTAAAAAAATCGAACAATTACAAAGAGATGACAAAGAGATAAAAAACAGGTTACACGACCTTTCCGGTCGATGTCTGGCTCTGGGCAGAGACGCTTGA